The following are encoded together in the Glycine soja cultivar W05 chromosome 5, ASM419377v2, whole genome shotgun sequence genome:
- the LOC114411929 gene encoding putative DNA glycosylase At3g47830, protein MEKKRKRKQQVKRDGEPKPKSVRAGSTRTDNVKDPFPSHARPTPQECEAVRDTLLALHGIPPELAKYRKLPPSDEPVQLQPPEPVLDGLVRTVLSQNTTEANSQKAFASLKSSFPSWEQVLWAESKDVENAIRCGGLAPTKASCIKNVLRCLRERRGELCLEYLRDLSVDEVKAELSLFKGIGPKTVACVLMFNLQQDDFPVDTHIFEIAKTMGWVPAVANRNKSYLHLNQRVPNELKFDLNCLLYTHGKLCHQCSGKKGNKQGKKCDDNSCPLLNYDKDSVEL, encoded by the exons ATGGAAAAGAAGCGGAAGAGGAAGCAGCAGGTGAAGCGCGACGGAGAGCCAAAGCCCAAATCGGTTCGTGCGGGTTCAACCCGAACCGACAATGTGAAAGATCCATTTCCATCTCACGCTCGACCCACCCCACAGGAATGCGAAGCCGTGCGTGACACTCTCTTAGCCCTACACGGCATTCCCCCGGAACTCGCCAAGTACCGCAAACTCCCACCGTCCGATGAACCGGTCCAACTGCAGCCACCCGAACCGGTTCTCGACGGTCTTGTCCGAACCGTCCTCTCGCAGAACACCACCGAGGCCAATTCCCAAAAGGCTTTCGCTTCCCTCAAATCCTCCTTTCCCAGTTGGGAACAA GTTCTCTGGGCCGAGTCCAAGGACGTGGAGAATGCCATTCGGTGCGGAGGTCTAGCTCCGACTAAGGCTTCCTGCATTAAGAACGTGTTGCGTTGTTTGCGCGAGAGAAGAGGTGAATTGTGTTTGGAGTATTTGCGGGACTTGTCAGTTGATGAAGTTAAGGCTGAGCTTTCTCTTTTCAAAGGAATTGGTCCCAAAACG GTGGCTTGTGTGTTGATGTTCAATCTTCAGCAAGATGATTTTCCTGTGGACACTCAC ATATTTGAGATTGCAAAAACCATGGGTTGGGTACCAGCTGTTGCAAACAGAAATAAGTCATATCTTCATCTAAACCAAAGGGTACCAAATGAACTTAAGTTTGACCTGAATTGTCTTCTGTATACGCACGGGAAGCTTTGCCACCAATGCTCCGGTAAAAAGGGTAACAAGCAAGGAAAGAAATGTGACGATAACTCCTGTCCTTTATTGAATTATGATAAAGACTCAGTTGAACTTTGA